One segment of Leptolyngbyaceae cyanobacterium DNA contains the following:
- the psb27 gene encoding photosystem II protein Psb27 yields the protein MKRYLSRLLALVLVMAIALIGCSSPSGITGNYTDDTLALVNVLRNAIELPDNSPDKAALQAEARQRINDFAARYRRDNSLTTLRSFTTMRTVLNGLAAHYSSYPNRPLPEKLKNRLEVELKQVESALRQGL from the coding sequence ATGAAGCGTTATTTGTCCCGTCTGCTTGCTTTGGTTTTAGTAATGGCGATCGCTTTGATTGGCTGCTCTAGCCCCTCAGGTATCACGGGGAATTATACCGACGATACCTTGGCTCTGGTGAACGTTCTCAGAAACGCGATCGAATTACCAGATAATTCACCCGATAAAGCAGCGCTTCAGGCAGAAGCACGTCAAAGAATCAATGACTTTGCCGCTCGCTATCGTCGAGATAACTCTCTTACCACTCTCCGTTCATTCACCACCATGCGGACAGTATTAAACGGGTTAGCTGCACATTACAGTTCCTATCCGAATCGTCCCCTGCCAGAGAAATTAAAGAATCGTCTGGAAGTAGAATTAAAACAGGTAGAATCTGCTCTGAGACAAGGTTTGTGA
- a CDS encoding adenosine deaminase, protein MALYAELHRHLGGSVVPRILWRYFHRANSDLAVRFPEYPAFEEFYTKPRNTLDEYLELHTLVEGVQTPQALPYFISRLIRGAYIFENLAYLELRYTPYLRTSEHLNQHQRIDQMAEIVQIVGEASLVKEYPIVTSQILCMHSRLPYEVNKAIVELAACSKGSVCAVDLAGGDAHYGERLDEFVQLYAYARSLGLKTTGHLYETTEGCYPELLPYLMRIGHGIQIPLRHPELLSQLASENQCLEVCPTTYLKTGTLEDIEQLKIVFDRCFDAGVDIAICTDNAGLHNVRLPFEYENLLTHDIIGFEELQACQDAAFRHAFAWPYQERPASLLTGLFQATIEGNGNGGKVQPELVRY, encoded by the coding sequence GTGGCTCTTTATGCTGAACTGCACCGCCACTTGGGGGGTTCTGTTGTACCTCGCATTTTGTGGCGATATTTTCATCGCGCTAATTCCGATTTAGCTGTCCGTTTTCCAGAATATCCGGCGTTTGAAGAGTTTTATACGAAACCCCGCAATACTCTGGATGAATATTTGGAATTGCATACCTTAGTAGAAGGAGTGCAAACTCCGCAAGCGTTGCCGTATTTTATCTCCCGATTAATTCGGGGTGCGTATATTTTTGAGAATTTGGCATATTTGGAATTACGTTATACTCCCTATTTACGCACCTCGGAGCATCTCAATCAGCACCAAAGAATCGACCAAATGGCTGAAATCGTGCAGATTGTGGGGGAAGCTAGCTTGGTGAAGGAATATCCTATCGTCACCAGCCAAATTTTGTGTATGCACTCACGACTGCCTTATGAAGTGAACAAAGCTATTGTCGAGTTGGCTGCTTGCAGTAAAGGATCTGTTTGTGCAGTAGACTTGGCGGGGGGAGATGCTCACTATGGGGAACGATTGGATGAGTTTGTCCAATTGTATGCTTATGCGCGATCGCTCGGACTCAAAACCACCGGTCATTTGTACGAAACTACTGAAGGTTGTTATCCCGAACTGCTACCTTATTTAATGAGGATCGGTCACGGTATCCAAATTCCCCTGCGCCATCCAGAATTATTAAGTCAGTTAGCATCTGAGAATCAGTGCTTGGAAGTTTGCCCGACTACTTATCTCAAAACTGGCACTCTCGAAGATATCGAGCAACTGAAAATAGTATTCGATCGCTGTTTTGATGCAGGAGTAGATATTGCCATTTGCACCGACAACGCCGGACTGCATAACGTGCGCTTGCCTTTCGAGTACGAAAACTTGCTCACCCACGATATTATCGGTTTTGAAGAACTGCAAGCTTGCCAAGATGCTGCCTTCCGCCATGCCTTTGCTTGGCCATATCAAGAAAGACCCGCATCTTTGTTAACCGGGTTATTTCAAGCCACGATTGAAGGTAATGGGAATGGCGGAAAAGTTCAACCAGAACTCGTTCGTTATTAA
- a CDS encoding family 10 glycosylhydrolase, producing MTRRPSRFSIGILIGVLAGSLVSPYIGNKPAQAQVLVPCQLPPESVKEKENLRLAALKGDGDAQNKYQLLVAKQAKQLQECRTLNWPRNQAIWLRLYPCDIRPGSLEKLLDWTVNKGYNEVYVEVFYDAQVLLPKTDNPTVWQSVIDIPGAERRDLLAETIEKGRQRGLKVYAWMFTMNFGYAYAQRPDRQGVLARNGAGKTSIEVLTDGGIDTDLTKGDAAKAFVDPYNTQAREDYRQLVEAVVKRKPDGVLFDYIRYPRGTGSASVATKVQDLWIYGDAARQVLLQRAINNQGLELIRRFLSRGFVNNDDVTQVNTTYPEEEQALWQGRNPEQNKNLAQSRSVLQRDLWQLSVAHAAQGVLDFLAAAAQPAQQRGIATGAVFFPGGNQAVGQGGYDSRVQPWDRFPSTMEWHPMMYSNCGETGCILNELQRVLSLASPGTDIRPALAGDWSKSVTNRPPLELQMQAIRQVAPQIQTVSHFAFSWQEPESDRERKFCKLR from the coding sequence ATGACGCGACGCCCAAGTCGTTTTTCGATCGGTATTTTAATCGGAGTTTTAGCCGGTAGTCTGGTTAGTCCATATATTGGAAATAAACCAGCCCAAGCACAAGTATTAGTGCCTTGTCAGTTACCGCCAGAATCTGTGAAAGAGAAAGAAAACCTGCGGCTGGCAGCGTTAAAAGGCGATGGCGATGCTCAGAACAAGTATCAACTTTTAGTGGCGAAACAGGCAAAACAATTGCAGGAGTGCCGCACCTTAAATTGGCCGCGCAATCAAGCGATTTGGCTGCGCCTGTACCCTTGTGATATCCGTCCTGGGTCATTGGAAAAACTTTTGGATTGGACGGTCAACAAAGGTTATAACGAAGTTTACGTTGAAGTGTTTTACGATGCTCAGGTATTATTGCCGAAAACAGATAATCCTACGGTTTGGCAATCCGTGATTGATATACCTGGGGCAGAAAGAAGGGACTTATTAGCTGAAACTATTGAAAAAGGCCGCCAGCGGGGTTTAAAAGTCTACGCTTGGATGTTTACGATGAATTTCGGTTATGCTTACGCCCAGCGGCCCGATCGACAAGGGGTACTGGCTAGGAATGGTGCGGGAAAAACCAGTATAGAAGTTCTAACGGATGGGGGTATAGATACGGATTTAACGAAAGGTGATGCCGCTAAAGCTTTTGTCGATCCTTACAACACCCAAGCGCGAGAAGATTACCGTCAGCTAGTAGAAGCAGTGGTTAAACGGAAACCAGATGGAGTATTATTTGACTACATTCGCTATCCGCGAGGAACGGGAAGTGCTTCTGTAGCTACGAAAGTGCAAGATTTGTGGATTTACGGGGATGCAGCGCGACAAGTTCTGTTGCAAAGGGCGATTAATAATCAAGGACTTGAGTTAATTCGGCGATTTTTAAGTAGAGGGTTTGTGAATAACGATGATGTGACTCAGGTTAACACAACGTATCCGGAAGAAGAACAAGCTCTTTGGCAAGGTCGCAATCCCGAGCAAAACAAAAATTTAGCCCAAAGTCGATCTGTGCTGCAACGGGATTTATGGCAACTTAGCGTAGCCCATGCTGCACAAGGGGTGTTGGATTTTCTGGCAGCAGCAGCACAACCAGCACAGCAAAGGGGTATTGCTACGGGGGCAGTATTTTTCCCTGGCGGTAATCAAGCGGTCGGTCAGGGGGGATACGATTCCCGGGTGCAACCTTGGGATCGGTTTCCCAGTACGATGGAGTGGCATCCCATGATGTATTCCAATTGTGGAGAAACTGGTTGTATTTTGAACGAATTGCAACGGGTGTTAAGTCTTGCTTCTCCTGGTACGGATATTAGACCGGCTTTGGCAGGAGATTGGAGTAAGTCGGTTACTAATCGTCCGCCTTTAGAATTGCAAATGCAGGCAATTCGTCAAGTAGCACCCCAAATTCAGACGGTGAGCCATTTTGCTTTTTCTTGGCAGGAACCGGAGAGCGATCGCGAACGGAAATTCTGTAAGTTGCGTTAG
- a CDS encoding patatin-like phospholipase family protein, with product MTFKILSLDGGGMRGAISARILQEVERQVKERKGLALHEYFDMVAGTSTGSLLTAGIAAQKNSEQLIKLYQDYGKDIFPQTESFWPDPIRQIINAFSPSKYSHDGLIKALKATLGNVIISKVESPIILIPAYDTLYRNTTFFTNCHPDLGERWYDDTPLWEICVCSSSAPTFFPPYELKPYNKDKFGNWSFPHIDGGVSANNPSLAAISLALRVSNASNVSPEIKQKYKLDNLRLEDISVLSIGTGRTGEPYEYSQVKAWKTLDWVKHVVDVFMEPTSEIDTTICKQILGEFGAKRYLRLQFDLNERFGSKINETYKDTRQVLPPGQRTNRFTGKKLTEEIDDATDRTINDMIDTATSFIEKGRTYYTRNEDGPLVKDAIGQFIDAN from the coding sequence ATGACTTTCAAAATTCTGAGCTTAGATGGCGGTGGAATGCGGGGCGCCATATCTGCACGCATTCTGCAAGAAGTTGAACGGCAAGTCAAAGAACGTAAAGGTTTAGCTTTACACGAATACTTTGATATGGTGGCAGGAACTTCTACTGGTTCGCTATTAACTGCTGGAATTGCAGCCCAAAAAAACAGCGAGCAACTAATTAAGCTTTATCAAGATTATGGCAAAGACATATTTCCTCAAACGGAAAGCTTTTGGCCCGACCCAATTCGACAAATAATCAATGCTTTTTCTCCATCTAAATATTCTCATGATGGATTGATTAAAGCTCTCAAAGCTACGTTGGGGAATGTAATAATCAGCAAAGTTGAAAGCCCGATTATATTAATTCCAGCTTACGATACTCTGTATCGTAATACGACATTTTTTACTAATTGTCATCCAGATTTAGGAGAACGGTGGTATGATGATACTCCTTTATGGGAGATTTGCGTTTGTTCTTCATCCGCGCCTACTTTCTTTCCACCTTATGAGTTAAAACCGTACAATAAAGACAAGTTTGGCAATTGGTCTTTTCCACATATTGATGGTGGAGTTTCCGCTAATAATCCTTCTTTGGCTGCCATCAGCCTAGCCTTAAGAGTTAGTAATGCTAGCAATGTATCTCCAGAAATCAAGCAAAAATATAAACTCGATAATCTAAGACTGGAAGACATTTCAGTGTTATCTATCGGTACTGGCAGAACGGGGGAACCTTACGAATATTCGCAAGTAAAAGCTTGGAAAACTTTGGACTGGGTAAAACACGTTGTTGATGTATTTATGGAGCCAACTTCGGAAATTGATACTACGATTTGCAAACAGATTTTGGGTGAATTTGGAGCAAAGCGTTATTTACGTCTTCAATTCGATTTAAATGAAAGATTTGGATCGAAAATTAATGAGACTTATAAGGATACTCGTCAAGTATTGCCACCAGGACAACGGACAAACAGATTTACAGGTAAAAAGCTGACGGAAGAAATAGATGATGCAACAGATCGGACTATTAATGATATGATTGATACTGCAACATCTTTCATCGAAAAAGGACGTACTTACTATACAAGGAATGAAGACGGGCCGTTGGTGAAAGATGCGATCGGGCAATTCATCGATGCCAATTAG
- a CDS encoding DUF433 domain-containing protein has protein sequence MTTTIDIGTLIIRTPETCGNRPIIAGTRISVRVLKTKAMAL, from the coding sequence ATGACAACAACTATTGACATCGGCACTCTCATTATCCGCACACCTGAAACCTGCGGAAATCGTCCCATAATTGCAGGAACCAGAATTTCTGTCAGAGTATTGAAAACAAAGGCGATGGCGTTATAG
- a CDS encoding DUF5615 family PIN-like protein produces the protein MTIKYLIDENMPPVYKQQLLAQQPNLIVRIVGDSDVPPKGTKDPEILQWCEQNGYIFVTNNRASMPVHLREHLAEGRHIQGILVLRPRTNIGQVIEELIAIAGASFEDEYKDRIDYIPLE, from the coding sequence ATGACTATTAAATATTTGATTGATGAAAATATGCCGCCTGTGTACAAACAGCAACTTTTAGCCCAACAACCAAACTTAATTGTCCGCATAGTTGGGGATTCAGATGTTCCCCCTAAAGGTACAAAAGACCCAGAAATATTGCAATGGTGCGAACAAAATGGCTACATATTTGTTACAAATAACCGCGCTTCTATGCCTGTACATTTGAGGGAACATTTAGCTGAGGGGCGTCATATACAGGGTATTTTGGTGCTGCGTCCAAGGACAAATATAGGCCAAGTAATTGAGGAGTTAATTGCTATTGCTGGAGCTTCTTTTGAAGATGAGTATAAAGACAGAATTGACTATATTCCCTTGGAATGA
- a CDS encoding DUF433 domain-containing protein has protein sequence MKIMQLLEDYFDFQRPDDIRVKGTRVGIEHILDEYIHSGKTAEEIAQYFSTVTLEQVYATILYYLANKEKVGKYYQDWLDYCEKAQAEYDKNPPPVVARLIQWKEQQKAAKQTEALKNDY, from the coding sequence ATGAAAATCATGCAATTACTAGAAGATTATTTTGACTTTCAAAGACCCGATGATATCCGCGTCAAAGGAACCCGCGTCGGTATTGAGCATATTCTTGATGAATACATTCATTCTGGAAAAACAGCAGAAGAAATCGCCCAATATTTTTCTACAGTCACCCTAGAGCAAGTTTATGCTACAATTCTGTACTATTTGGCCAACAAGGAAAAAGTAGGTAAGTATTACCAAGATTGGTTAGACTACTGTGAAAAAGCACAAGCAGAATACGATAAAAACCCGCCTCCAGTTGTAGCTAGATTAATTCAGTGGAAGGAACAGCAAAAAGCAGCTAAACAGACAGAAGCTTTAAAGAATGACTATTAA
- a CDS encoding Uma2 family endonuclease encodes MLELKTKIRSDTWVTATWEEYIQIIEDSEYQKAKCYYHNGQLRIEMNPLGHDHASDNTIISLAVNLFGIIKNIPLQGLINCSYRKTGIDESQPDVSYYIGENAQIIPWGTTIINLDNYPPPDLVIEVANTSLADDQGAKRLLYEDLGVKEYWILDVQNVRIIPFAIESGGSRRISESQVLPGLKISVLEEALQRSRSTDQSQVGAWFLSEFQSNCD; translated from the coding sequence ATGCTAGAGTTAAAAACAAAAATTCGTAGCGATACTTGGGTAACAGCAACTTGGGAAGAATATATTCAAATTATTGAAGATTCGGAATATCAAAAAGCGAAATGTTACTATCACAATGGACAATTGAGGATTGAAATGAATCCATTAGGACACGACCACGCTTCCGATAATACAATTATATCTTTAGCCGTTAACCTTTTTGGGATAATCAAAAATATTCCTTTACAAGGTTTGATTAATTGTAGTTACCGAAAAACTGGCATAGATGAATCTCAACCTGATGTATCTTACTACATTGGAGAAAACGCACAAATAATTCCTTGGGGAACCACTATTATTAATTTAGATAATTATCCGCCGCCAGATTTGGTAATTGAAGTTGCTAATACTTCTCTTGCTGACGATCAAGGTGCAAAAAGATTGCTATATGAAGATTTAGGAGTAAAAGAATATTGGATTTTAGATGTGCAGAATGTGAGGATAATACCATTTGCGATCGAATCTGGTGGTAGCAGAAGAATTAGCGAATCTCAAGTGTTGCCCGGTTTGAAAATATCGGTGTTGGAAGAAGCTTTGCAGCGCAGTCGTAGCACAGATCAATCACAAGTTGGCGCTTGGTTTTTGTCGGAATTCCAGTCAAATTGTGACTAA
- the leuS gene encoding leucine--tRNA ligase, producing MESRYNPTAIEEKWQKTWAEQGIDLTPTETDKPKFYALSMFPYPSGNLHMGHVRNYTITDAIARVHRMQGDRVLHPMGWDAFGLPAENAAIKNQTHPAKWTYNNIAQMRSELKRLGLSYDWNCELATCSPDYYKWTQWIFLQFLQAGLAYQKEAKVNWDPIDQTVLANEQVDSEGRSWRSGAIVEKKNLRQWFLKITDYAEELLQDLDKLTGWPERVKLMQANWIGKSVGAYLEFPIVGMDEKIGVFTTRPDTVYGVTYVVLAPEHPLTPKVTTSERKEAVETFIKEVANQSELERTAEDKPKRGIPTGGKAINPFTGEEIPIWIADYVLYEYGTGAVMGVPAHDTRDFKFANEQNLPIKVVILPSEDANSELKEAYTDPGIMINSGDFNGKNSTEGKQAIIDYAEQKGFGKARVQYRLRDWLISRQRYWGAPIPVIHCPKCGIVPVPDRDLPVQLPENVEFTGRGASPLAQLESWVNVPCPSCGTPAKRETDTMDTFIDSSWYYLRFCDAKNESKVFDSAKTNGWMPVDQYVGGIEHAILHLLYSRFFTKVLRDRGLLNFDEPFQRLLTQGMVQGLTYTNPKKSGNAKYIPSNLVNPNDPKDPETGEPLEISYQTMSKSKYNGVAPEQVINKYGADTARMFILFKAPPEKDLEWDEADVEGQFRFLNRVWRLITDFANNQSSAKLDKSKLENPKSKAEKDLRRAIHTAIKEITDDLGSDYQFNTAISELMKLSNALTDTDSKNSAIYTEGIHTLILMLAPFAPHIAEELWQMIGNTESVHKASWPKYDAAALVADEITLVIQINGKTRGTIEVANTSDKDTLEKYARESEAAQRYLEGKEIKKAIVVPGRNLVNFVVG from the coding sequence GTGGAATCCCGATATAATCCAACGGCAATAGAGGAAAAGTGGCAAAAGACTTGGGCTGAACAAGGCATAGACCTAACCCCTACAGAGACAGATAAGCCTAAATTCTATGCGCTGTCGATGTTTCCCTATCCATCGGGCAACCTGCACATGGGCCATGTCCGCAACTATACTATCACGGATGCGATCGCAAGAGTACACCGAATGCAAGGCGATCGCGTATTGCATCCGATGGGATGGGATGCGTTTGGACTCCCCGCCGAAAACGCCGCCATCAAAAACCAAACCCATCCGGCGAAGTGGACTTATAACAATATCGCGCAAATGCGATCGGAATTAAAGCGTTTGGGTTTATCCTACGATTGGAATTGCGAACTCGCCACCTGTTCCCCCGACTATTACAAATGGACGCAGTGGATTTTCTTGCAATTTCTCCAAGCCGGATTAGCATATCAAAAAGAAGCTAAAGTTAACTGGGACCCCATAGACCAAACAGTATTAGCAAACGAACAAGTCGATAGCGAAGGTCGTTCTTGGCGTTCCGGCGCAATAGTTGAGAAGAAAAACTTGCGTCAATGGTTCCTCAAAATCACCGATTACGCCGAAGAATTACTCCAAGATTTAGATAAGTTGACAGGTTGGCCGGAAAGAGTAAAGTTAATGCAGGCGAACTGGATTGGCAAATCTGTCGGCGCATATTTGGAATTTCCAATTGTCGGAATGGATGAAAAAATAGGAGTGTTTACCACTCGTCCCGACACCGTTTATGGTGTTACTTACGTGGTACTCGCGCCGGAACATCCATTAACACCAAAAGTTACTACTTCCGAACGCAAAGAAGCAGTCGAAACTTTCATTAAAGAAGTTGCCAATCAAAGCGAATTGGAACGTACCGCCGAAGATAAACCAAAACGCGGTATCCCCACAGGCGGTAAAGCAATTAATCCCTTTACTGGTGAAGAAATACCGATTTGGATTGCCGATTACGTCTTATACGAATATGGCACGGGCGCAGTAATGGGCGTACCCGCACATGATACGCGAGATTTCAAATTTGCCAACGAACAAAATCTGCCCATTAAAGTAGTAATTCTTCCTTCCGAAGATGCCAATTCCGAATTAAAAGAAGCATACACCGACCCCGGAATTATGATTAATTCCGGTGACTTCAACGGCAAGAATTCCACCGAAGGAAAACAGGCCATTATCGACTATGCCGAACAAAAAGGTTTCGGTAAAGCGCGAGTGCAATATCGTCTCCGAGATTGGTTAATTTCTCGCCAAAGATATTGGGGTGCGCCAATTCCAGTTATTCACTGTCCGAAGTGTGGAATAGTGCCAGTTCCCGATCGAGATTTACCCGTTCAATTGCCAGAAAATGTTGAATTTACTGGTCGCGGTGCTTCGCCTTTGGCACAATTAGAAAGTTGGGTAAACGTACCTTGTCCTAGTTGCGGTACGCCTGCGAAAAGAGAAACCGATACGATGGATACGTTTATCGATTCATCGTGGTATTACTTGCGTTTTTGCGATGCCAAAAACGAGAGTAAAGTGTTCGATTCTGCGAAAACAAATGGTTGGATGCCTGTCGATCAATATGTTGGTGGTATCGAACACGCAATCCTACACTTATTATATTCTCGTTTCTTTACGAAGGTGTTGCGAGACAGAGGTTTGCTCAATTTTGACGAACCTTTCCAACGCTTGTTAACTCAAGGTATGGTGCAAGGATTAACTTACACCAATCCGAAAAAATCCGGTAATGCCAAATATATTCCTTCTAATTTGGTAAATCCCAACGACCCGAAAGACCCGGAAACTGGAGAACCGTTGGAAATATCTTACCAAACGATGTCCAAATCTAAATACAATGGCGTCGCACCAGAACAAGTAATTAATAAATACGGTGCGGATACTGCCAGAATGTTTATCTTGTTCAAAGCGCCACCGGAGAAAGATTTGGAATGGGATGAGGCGGATGTTGAAGGACAGTTTCGCTTCTTAAATCGCGTTTGGCGTTTGATAACTGATTTTGCTAATAATCAGTCATCAGCTAAGTTGGATAAATCCAAACTCGAAAATCCAAAATCCAAAGCTGAAAAGGATTTGCGCCGCGCCATTCATACGGCAATTAAGGAAATTACCGATGATTTAGGAAGCGACTATCAATTCAATACGGCAATTTCCGAATTGATGAAATTGAGTAACGCCCTCACGGATACCGATAGTAAAAATTCGGCAATTTATACGGAAGGGATTCACACTTTGATTTTGATGTTAGCGCCGTTTGCGCCGCACATTGCTGAGGAATTGTGGCAGATGATTGGTAATACTGAATCTGTCCATAAAGCAAGTTGGCCGAAATACGATGCTGCTGCTTTAGTTGCCGATGAAATTACTTTGGTAATTCAAATCAACGGCAAAACTCGCGGTACGATCGAAGTTGCAAATACTTCGGATAAGGATACTTTGGAAAAATACGCCCGCGAGTCGGAAGCTGCCCAAAGATATCTTGAAGGTAAGGAAATTAAAAAAGCGATCGTTGTTCCCGGTCGAAATTTGGTTAACTTTGTAGTTGGGTAA
- a CDS encoding helix-turn-helix domain-containing protein — MLKQKASLESVFLEEQDRELIAQLEQIVSLESSQAKLVGSNGEEVKIPDYIYQILRDIVRLMASGQRVSIVSDNCQLTTQEAADILKVSRPFLIKLLENGEIPYIKVGSHRRVIFQDLIKYKEQRKVKRQKGLQELTQFLQDEGFYEEEVRDIEQ; from the coding sequence ATGTTGAAGCAAAAAGCGTCGCTTGAATCAGTTTTTCTTGAAGAACAAGATAGAGAATTAATAGCGCAATTAGAACAAATTGTCAGCCTTGAATCTTCACAAGCAAAGTTAGTCGGAAGCAACGGAGAAGAAGTTAAAATTCCAGATTATATTTATCAAATACTGCGTGATATTGTTCGCTTAATGGCATCAGGTCAGCGCGTTTCTATAGTTTCCGATAATTGCCAATTAACAACACAAGAAGCGGCTGATATTCTCAAGGTATCGCGACCATTTTTAATCAAATTACTAGAAAATGGTGAAATTCCTTACATCAAAGTTGGTTCCCATCGAAGGGTGATTTTTCAAGATTTAATCAAGTATAAAGAACAACGGAAAGTGAAGCGTCAAAAGGGTTTGCAAGAATTAACCCAATTTCTTCAAGATGAGGGCTTCTACGAGGAAGAAGTTAGGGATATAGAGCAGTAA
- a CDS encoding DUF1963 domain-containing protein — MPLKTQFQIIENPTQILEPITKFGGQPVWIAQPSWPLDPETGEPMMFLGQIYLNPDLFPNSNYTMVYLFFSGESEPIYNEATAIVIQTLENVYTNAAPEIEFVSEATGAAIYELNENGEAVYKEYKVVLNPVENEAVPLEERYRMNDLDYDTGFHFSRPEIAGNKIGGQPLYIESLDTPPEQFNSDEWLLLLQLAPTEGYWHNLQPNFYPFLMELGEFGILTVFISKDYKQAKCYIQQP; from the coding sequence ATGCCTCTTAAAACACAATTTCAAATTATCGAAAATCCTACCCAAATTTTGGAGCCAATTACTAAATTCGGTGGTCAACCAGTATGGATTGCTCAACCCAGTTGGCCACTTGACCCAGAAACAGGTGAACCGATGATGTTTCTCGGGCAAATTTATCTTAATCCAGACCTATTTCCCAATAGCAATTATACGATGGTCTATCTTTTCTTTAGTGGTGAGAGTGAGCCAATTTACAATGAAGCGACAGCAATAGTAATTCAAACATTGGAAAATGTATATACAAATGCTGCGCCTGAGATTGAATTTGTATCTGAAGCCACTGGTGCAGCTATATATGAATTGAATGAAAATGGTGAGGCTGTTTATAAAGAGTATAAAGTAGTATTAAACCCCGTAGAAAACGAAGCAGTTCCCCTTGAGGAACGCTACAGGATGAATGATTTAGATTATGACACGGGATTCCATTTTTCCAGACCTGAAATAGCAGGAAATAAAATAGGTGGACAACCGTTATATATCGAAAGTCTGGATACTCCACCCGAACAATTCAACTCAGATGAATGGCTACTATTATTACAATTAGCTCCAACTGAAGGATATTGGCACAATTTGCAACCTAATTTTTATCCCTTTTTGATGGAATTAGGAGAGTTTGGTATTCTGACAGTTTTTATTTCAAAAGATTATAAGCAGGCAAAATGTTACATTCAGCAGCCATAG
- a CDS encoding gamma-glutamylcyclotransferase, producing MLKVFVYGTLKPGERYYDRYCAGKVVEEKPAFTLGKIYHLPIFGYPAMIPGDGKVQGYLLSFAKSEFLQDLDGLEDYLPDRSPEQNLYNRQEVEIYDREGTSQGLAWVYFMTQHQVNRFGGVALPSGWWTGKISS from the coding sequence ATGTTAAAAGTCTTTGTTTACGGTACGTTAAAACCGGGAGAGCGTTATTACGATCGCTATTGCGCTGGTAAAGTAGTTGAAGAGAAACCAGCATTTACGCTAGGTAAAATTTATCACTTACCCATCTTTGGCTATCCTGCCATGATTCCAGGTGATGGGAAAGTGCAAGGTTATTTGCTGAGTTTTGCTAAATCGGAGTTTTTGCAAGACTTGGATGGATTAGAAGATTACCTGCCCGATCGATCGCCAGAACAAAATCTTTATAATCGGCAAGAAGTGGAAATATACGATCGAGAAGGCACCTCGCAAGGTTTAGCTTGGGTATATTTTATGACCCAACACCAAGTAAACCGTTTCGGTGGCGTCGCGTTACCCTCTGGATGGTGGACGGGTAAAATTTCTAGTTAA
- a CDS encoding zf-HC2 domain-containing protein: protein MAPDFESHNNYKQRSLGDSPAGNLGALDMQKRDRFELLSAYLDGEVSANERRLVEEWLSTDPQVQCLYRRLLKLRQTIRTIPVPQSQESVENTVTQVFSRLNRRRKQVLMWGGTAVAAAFIASLSGVFGNTGSFAPQLAESPQMTGDSEPLTIALNQPLIEIPKAPVASPVKTLNHSSSYYNPQR, encoded by the coding sequence ATGGCTCCTGACTTTGAATCCCATAACAATTACAAACAACGTTCCCTGGGGGATTCGCCAGCCGGGAATTTGGGTGCTTTGGATATGCAAAAGCGCGATCGCTTTGAACTATTAAGCGCCTACCTGGATGGAGAAGTGAGTGCAAACGAACGCCGCCTAGTGGAAGAATGGCTGAGTACTGACCCCCAAGTACAGTGCTTGTATAGAAGATTGCTCAAATTGCGTCAAACTATCCGCACGATACCAGTACCCCAGTCTCAAGAATCGGTGGAAAATACGGTAACGCAAGTGTTCTCGCGTCTGAACCGTCGCCGGAAACAGGTGCTAATGTGGGGTGGAACTGCTGTTGCAGCTGCCTTTATCGCTAGTTTATCGGGTGTATTCGGAAATACTGGTTCTTTTGCACCACAGTTAGCTGAATCTCCTCAAATGACTGGGGATTCTGAACCTTTAACGATTGCTTTAAATCAACCTCTGATCGAAATCCCCAAAGCACCAGTTGCATCGCCAGTTAAAACGTTGAATCACAGCAGTTCTTATTACAATCCTCAACGTTAA